A genome region from Arachis duranensis cultivar V14167 chromosome 6, aradu.V14167.gnm2.J7QH, whole genome shotgun sequence includes the following:
- the LOC107493337 gene encoding ankyrin repeat-containing protein At5g02620, producing MKKQLTGIRGDSPLHSAIRAGNMELVLGIISENGEEELKELLSKTNNSGETALYVAAENDNLDIVKELIKYHDIGLAGFKAKNGFDAFHIAAKNGNLEILKVLMEAFPEVSMTVDMSNTTALHTAAAQGYIEVVNFLFEKGSSLISIAKSNGKTVLHSAARNGHVEVIKALLSREPELATRVDKKGQTALHMAVKGQNLDLVDELLKSSTSLLNMVDAKGNTALHIATRKGRLQIVQKILDCREINTDVINKSGETVLDTAEKNNRKDIANLLQVRGAKSAKSIKSPATNTALELKRTVSDIKSGVHNQLEHTFKTQRRMQGIAKRINKMQAEGLNNAINSNTVVAVLIATVAFAAIFNVPGQYPQTPSDRPPSLSLGEVYIAPNIEFTIFIIFDSLALFISLAVVVVQTSVVVIERKAKKQMTAVINKLMWLACVLISVSFLAMSYIVVGDNKGLAIAATALGTVIMAATLGTLCYWVIAHRLEAARLRSLRTTMSSRQSLSMSMMSPSENEYKTVYAI from the exons atgaagaaacaaTTGACCGGTATCCGGGGTGATTCTCCCTTGCACTCAGCAATCCGAGCTGGAAACATGGAATTGGTGCTGGGAATCATCTCTGAGAATGGAGAGGAGGAATTGAAGGAGTTGCTCTCAAAGACAAATAACTCTGGTGAAACTGCCTTATATGTTGCTGCTGAAAATGATAATCTTGATATAGTGAAGGAATTGATCAAATATCATGATATTGGTTTGGCCGGCTTCAAAGCTAAGAACGGATTTGATGCATTCCACATTGCTGCTAAAAATGGGAACTTGG AGATATTGAAGGTCCTCATGGAAGCCTTTCCCGAAGTTTCAATGACAGTCGATATGTCAAACACTACTGCATTGCACACAGCTGCAGCACAAGGATATATTGAGGTAGTAAATTTTCTCTTTGAAAAGGGTAGCAGCCTGATAAGTATTGCGAAAAGCAATGGGAAAACTGTGTTGCATTCTGCTGCAAGGAATGGCCATGTTGAGGTCATCAAGGCCCTTCTGAGCAGAGAACCAGAACTCGCAACAAGAGTTGATAAGAAGGGGCAGACAGCACTCCATATGGCAGTGAAAGGACAAAACCTTGACTTGGTGGATGAACTTTTGAAATCAAGCACATCATTGCTTAACATGGTGGATGCAAAGGGAAACACTGCTCTGCATATTGCAACCCGAAAGGGTCGCCTACAG ATTGTTCAGAAGATACTAGATTGCCGAGAAATAAACACTGATGTTATCAATAAATCTGGTGAAACTGTGCTGGATACTGCCGAGAAAAACAACCGTAAGGACATTGCCAACTTGCTGCAAGTTCGGGGAGCTAAAAGTGCCAAGTCCATCAAGTCACCTGCCACAAACACAGCCCTCGAGCTCAAACGAACTGTGAGCGACATCAAAAGTGGGGTTCATAACCAGCTGGAACACACATTTAAAACGCAAAGAAGGATGCAAGGCATAGCGAAACGAATCAATAAAATGCAGGCCGAGGGACTTAACAATGCAATCAACTCCAACACTGTTGTTGCTGTCCTTATAGCAACAGTTGCTTTTGCAGCCATATTTAATGTTCCAGGCCAGTATCCTCAGACCCCAAGTGACCGTCCTCCCAGCTTGTCTCTTGGGGAGGTATACATCGCTCCCAATATCGAGttcacaatattcataatcTTTGATTCTCTCGCCCTCTTCATATCATTGGCCGTTGTGGTTGTCCAAACATCGGTGGTTGTCATCGAGAGGAAAGCGAAGAAACAAATGACAGCCGTTATAAACAAGTTGATGTGGTTAGCCTGTGTGCTAATTTCTGTGTCATTCCTTGCAATGTCATACATCGTTGTGGGGGATAATAAAGGTTTGGCTATAGCAGCAACAGCTCTAGGAACTGTGATTATGGCAGCTACACTAGGAACACTATGTTATTGGGTGATCGCTCACCGACTCGAGGCTGCCAGATTGCGAAGTCTTCGGACAACAATGAGCAGTAGGCAGTCATTATCCATGTCAATGATGTCGCCATCGGAGAACGAGTATAAGACGGTGTATGCAATATAA
- the LOC107493336 gene encoding phosphatidate phosphatase PAH1: MNVVGKVGSLITQGVYSVATPFHPFGGAVDVIVVQQQDGTFRSTPWYVRFGKFQGVLKGAEKFVRINVNGVEANFHMYLDNSGEAYFIKEVDDDKDVESSVADEDAGQSDFTHVHRLDHSISDSGVLRLKANDRPQIQRVESDLDRRYYELQDDEPGVDGSFELSEYGSNRYDNPNGENGLDSHGSHPEVVLVSVDGHMMTAPICGSEQNDEENVQLKNPQFHLGPAEGTEFCEGNEFTSDENAWAADYIRKLDDSTDDVPSCSYNRNGGDTTSEIVAKVHQREEVHVRYAEATLVIKDQENYVQSDTEEVAFGLRRETVFKSCLALDQFGQQDENADSEDEGSPAKVQKSADEYNANCSVGNENAQENIKSPCSIDELSPLSRPTYSDENGSTKVELGGVQEVDDKASVHVDTDSGSHSVTNDNETEGNDELIENSVLTDGVDDSKQIPALDDAKNLSEEIEPQPTTSNDEDQSYYGLGFEISLCGHELKVGMGSVAAAETFDAHRISAEEFRASAPLIIKNENLVVKFRERYLLWEKAAPLILGMAVFGLDSPVNPDDTIPVEQGDALSRDGDAGSTSSGRRWRLWPIPFRRVKTLEHSTSNASSDEIFVDTESELQSSLLDPSPKSYNPGSPHKQFVRTNVPGNEQIASLNLKEGQNLVTFSFSTRVLGTQQVDAHIYLWKWDAKIVISDVDGTITKSDVLGQFMPLVGKDWSQSGVARLFSAIKENGYQLLFLSARAIVQAYLTRNFLLNLKQDGNTLPNGPVVISPDGLFPSLYREVIRRAPHEFKIACLEDIKRLFPADYNPFYAGFGNRDTDELSYRKIGIPKGKIFIINPKGEVAISQRIDSKSYTSLHTLVNDMFPPTSLVEHEDFNSWNYWRVPIPDVNDN, translated from the exons atgaatgtGGTGGGAAAAGTTGGAAGCTTGATCACACAAGGTGTCTATTCAGTTGCTACCCCTTTTCATCCCTTTGGTGGTGCTGTTGATGTCATTGTTGTTCAGCAACAAGATGGTACATTTCGGAGCACGCCGTGGTATGTTCGGTTTGGTAAATTCCAGGGTGTTCTTAAAGGCGCTGAAAAGTTTGTTCGTATAAATGTCAATGGGGTTGAAGCAAACTTCCATATGTATCTTGACAATTCAGGAGAGGCTTATTTTATAAAGGAGGTGGATGATGATAAGGACGTTGAGTCAAGTGTGGCTGATGAAGATGCAGGTCAATCTGATTTTACTCATGTCCATAGACTTGACCATAGTATCTCTGATTCGGGGGTGCTTCGGTTAAAGGCTAATGATCGACCTCAAATACAAAGGGTGGAATCTGATCTTGATAGGAGATATTATGAACTCCAGGATGATGAACCTGGTGTTGACGGTTCATTTGAGTTGTCAGAATATGGGTCTAATCGATATGATAATCCCAATGGAGAGAATGGTTTGGACTCACATGGTTCCCATCCGGAAGTGGTATTGGTTAGTGTCGATGGTCATATGATGACAGCCCCAATATGTGGATCAGAGCAAAACGATGAGGAGAATGTGCAGTTAAAAAATCCTCAATTTCACCTTGGCCCAGCTGAAGGGACTGAGTTCTGTGAAGGAAATGAGTTTACTTCTGATGAAAATGCTTGGGCTGCTGATTATATTAGAAAGCTGGATGATTCAACAGATGATGTTCCATCCTGTAGTTATAACAGGAATGGGGGTGATACGACATCAGAGATTGTGGCCAAAGTTCACCAAAGAGAGGAGGTACATGTTAGATACGCAGAAGCGACCTTGGTGattaaagatcaagaaaattATGTGCAATCTGATACAGAAGAGGTTGCATTTGGCTTGAGGAGAGAGACCGTTTTCAAAAGCTGTTTGGCATTAGACCAATTTGGCCAGCAGGATGAAAATGCTGATTCGGAAGATGAAGGTTCCCCAGCGAAGGTTCAAAAATCAGCAGACGAATATAATGCAAATTGTTCAGTTGGTAATGAAAATGCACAAGAGAACATTAAGAGCCCTTGCAGCATTGATGAGTTATCTCCCCTTAGTAGGCCTACTTATTCTGATGAGAATGGATCTACAAAAGTGGAATTAGGAGGAGTTCAAGAGGTTGATGATAAAGCATCGGTGCATGTTGACACTGATTCTGGAAGTCATTCTGTTACTAATGATAATGAGACTGAAGGGAATGATGAACTCATTGAAAATTCAGTGTTGACTGATGGGGTAGATGATAGTAAACAAATTCCTGCACTTGATGATGCCAAAAATCTAAGTGAGGAAATCGAACCCCAACCAACAACTTCCAATGATGAGGACCAAAGTTATTATGGGTTGG GATTTGAAATATCACTTTGTGGTCATGAGCTTAAAGTGGGTATGGGTTCAGTTGCTGCTGCTGAAACATTTGATGCACATAGGATATCCGCAGAGGAATTTAGAGCTTCTGCaccattaataataaaaaatgaaaatcttGTTGTCAAGTTCAGAGAGAGATATCTGCTGTGGGAAAAGGCCGCTCCTCTTATTCTTGGGATGGCTGTATTTGGTTTAGATTCACCTGTTAATCCCGATGATACAATTCCTGTGGAACAGGGGGATGCACTATCCAGGGATGGTGATGCTGGATCAACTTCGTCTGGACGGAGATGGAGACTTTGGCCTATTCCTTTTCGAAGAGTAAAGACACTAGAGCACAGTACTAGTAATGCATCAAGTGATGAGATCTTTGTAGATACCGAGTCCGAGTTGCAGTCTTCTCTTTTGGATCCGAGTCCAAAATCTTATAATCCTGGGTCTCCACATAAACAATTTGTTCGAACAAATGTTCCTGGTAATGAGCAGATAGCTTCCTTGAATCTCAAAGAAGGTCAAAATTTGGTAACATTCAGCTTCTCTACAAGGGTTCTTGGAACACAACAG GTTGATGCTCACATATACTTATGGAAATGGGATGCAAAAATTGTAATTTCAGATGTAGATGGAACTATTACCAA GTCTGATGTTTTGGGGCAGTTCATGCCTTTAGTTGGGAAAGATTGGTCACAATCTGGAGTGGCAAGGCTTTTCTCAGCTATTAAG GAAAATGGTTATCAGCTGCTATTTCTGAGTGCTCGTGCAATTGTCCAAGCTTATCTAACCAGGAACTTCTTGCTTAACCTGAAACAG GATGGAAATACCTTACCAAATGGACCTGTTGTTATTTCACCTGATGGATTATTCCCTTCACTATACCGAGAAG TGATAAGAAGAGCACCTCATGAGTTCAAGATTGCTTGTCTAGAG GATATCAAAAGACTGTTCCCTGCTGATTACAATCCATTCTATGCTGGATTTGGCAATAGAGACACAGATGAACTTAGCTACAGGAAGATAGGGATCCCAAAAggcaaaatatttattattaatcctaAG GGTGAGGTAGCAATAAGTCAAAGAATTGATTCAAAATCTTACACATCATTGCACACCCTTGTCAATGACATGTTCCCACCTACTTCTTTGGTTGAGCATGAGGACTTCAACTCATGGAATTATTGGAGAGTCCCCATTCCAGATGTCAATGACAATTAG